The following coding sequences lie in one Heyndrickxia oleronia genomic window:
- a CDS encoding alpha/beta-type small acid-soluble spore protein produces the protein MANNNNSNQLLAPGAQQAIDQMKFEIAQEFGVNLGADTTSRANGSVGGEITKRLVQMAEQQLGGGFSQQ, from the coding sequence ATGGCAAACAACAATAACTCTAACCAATTACTAGCTCCTGGAGCGCAACAAGCAATTGATCAAATGAAGTTTGAAATTGCTCAAGAATTTGGTGTAAATCTTGGTGCAGACACAACTTCTCGCGCTAATGGATCTGTAGGAGGAGAAATTACAAAACGCTTAGTTCAAATGGCAGAACAACAACTTGGCGGAGGCTTCTCTCAACAATAA